A window of Cheilinus undulatus linkage group 1, ASM1832078v1, whole genome shotgun sequence contains these coding sequences:
- the LOC121510282 gene encoding circadian-associated transcriptional repressor-like yields MSTSDSDYSIDWLASDEDDYDSSKRLSPLHAAELSVAPSSSLLPSVSPSSPSSSSSSSPSFLRESPNSCSHCGAARRRRWRRSDCRDEGSDSESAPVSLVHGFMSVCGQVSVGAELRLNRKRVHSVGEDGLCETTEADTENELFLLKCSELQCYIAPLSSILQGLRSGRYSQRLSSFQESVAMDRIQRIMGVLQNPHIGGRFLSILLKIEEMLQSWFPHIKLNGTQTDDSPAAKKLKPPHSCASPPPLSDVDSHSSTRLKWLHTSPICSLKTPEPTPPRVAASPSSPLPTQDSAVSSTSDLHPDPPRRLPSAPPRISRGPPPFKIISPCLERLLQAKESIIAPRTAGEDQWAL; encoded by the exons ATGTCGACCTCCGACTCGGATTACTCCATCGACTGGCTCGCCAGCGATGAGGATGACTACGACAGCTCGAAGAGATTAAGTCCTCTGCATGCTGCAGAGCTGTCTGTAGCACCCTCATCATCGTTATTACCATCAGTGTCACCATCatcaccttcatcatcatcatcatcatcgccATCATTTTTAAGGGAATCTCCCAACAGCTGCTCCCACTGTGGGGCagccaggaggaggaggtggaggaggagcgACTGCAGGGACGAAGGATCTGACTCAGAGTCGGCCCCAGTCAGTCTGGTTCATGGATTCATGTCGGTGTGTGGGCAGGTCTCTGTTGGGGCGGAGCTTCGTTTAAACAGGAAGAGAGTACACAGCGTTGGCGAGGACGGCCTGTGTGAAACCACAGAAGCAGacactgaaaatgaacttttcttACTCAAG tgctcagagctgcagtgcTACATCGCCCCGCTGTCCTCCATCCTGCAAGGCCTCCGATCAGGAAGGTACTCCCAAC GTCTGAGCAGCTTCCAGGAGAGCGTTGCCATGGACCGAATCCAGAGAATTATGGGGGTCCTTCAGAACCCACACATCGG CGGACGATTCCTCAGCATTTTACTGAAAATAGAAGAAATGCTCCAGAGCTGGTTTCCTCACATCAAACTGAACGGGACGCAGACCGACGACAGCCCCGCAGCCAAGAAACTCAAG CCTCCTCACAGctgtgcctctcctcctcccctctctgaCGTGGACTCTCACTCCTCCACTCGTCTCAAATGGCTCCACACGTCTCCTATCTGCTCCCTGAAAACACCTGAGCCCACGCCCCCCCGGGTCGCCGCCTCCCCCTCCTCACCTCTGCCCACCCAGGACAGCGCCGTCTCCTCAACTTCAGACCTCCACCCTGATCCTCCACGGCGCCtcccctctgctcctcctcgCATCAGCAGGGGGCCGCCACCCTTCAAGATCATCTCGCCGTGTCTGGAGCGCCTCCTGCAGGCGAAGGAGAGCATCATCGCTCCCCGGACAGCGGGGGAGGATCAGTGGGCGCTGTGA